Part of the Zingiber officinale cultivar Zhangliang chromosome 6A, Zo_v1.1, whole genome shotgun sequence genome, aatagaataagaatagatgcataccctacttctcctcttcatctccttctctttgtatccggccatacaaaacaaccacatagaggtggtcggccctagcatgaagagaagcaagggtcgacccttaggagaagacttGGAGAGAAGATAGAAAAGAATAGAATTTATTAGATAGATctatgaggcctctcctccccttcttttatattacttgcccaaggcaaataaggaaagactttttacaaaaattaaaatcttcctcttatttttccttttccccttttatttttccttttcctttctcttgattgattcaatcatccaatcaatgattgattggtttatttgattggtcggccccttgcttgggcaccaagcaagggtggccggcccctttcaaGGCCCCTTGAAAGGAAGGAAAtacttttgtaaaaaaaaattataagcaaAGAAtaaaaagctcttataaaattttacaagctctctttttaatttcccaatgtggatgttaaaaaaggaaagttttaaaaattaaaaccaagttttaaaatttaaaacttctcttctaaaatttccttttttaacatggttacaaaaatagaaaatttacaattttaaaacttctcttcctttttccttaaaaccatgaggatggttaaaaaggaaagttttaaaacttttaaattttcttttaaaccattaaataaggaaagttttatattttaaaatttctcttttaaaacttgtagatatctacaaagagaagattttaaaaattcaaaacacccctccttatttgaaatatatggTCGGCACCCTTCAAACttcttgtggccgaccaccttaaagagattatggccggcccctttggcttggtcaccaagccatgggtcgaccccttcttggacaccaagatgggcttttcatcaGTGGAttagaggcattaatgaggctatgacagggagctagaggagaaattggttttggcctttcgacgagcttgagtatcacgtgttcgccccgaacacacaactcaagttcatcaataataactcattccactagagagttattattaccctaccgcaccaatcccaaattacattatgggctccttcttatcatgagtgtgttagtctccctgtgtttaagatatcgaatgtccattaatttaatgagttactgacaactcatttaattaatatctagctccaagagtagtgtcactcaacttcatcgtcatgtcagactaagtccacctgcagggtttaacatgacaatccttatgagctcctcttggggacattctcaacctagataactgggacacagattccttctataatcaacaacacacactataagtaatatcatttcccaacttatcgggcctattgatttattgagctaaatctcaccctttgataagttaaagaaataaatattaaatatatgtacttgttattatattaggattaagagcacacacttccataataactaaggtctagttcttttattaagtcagtataaaaagaacttacctaaaatggtcatactcaatacacttagagtgtactagtgtaatttattagtcaagataaactaatatctaattacactatgactattccaatggtttgttcttttccatcttagtcatgagcaactgtttataatttataaagaactgataacatgatcttctgtgtatgacaccacacaccatgttatctacaatataaattaattgaacaactacacttaacaaataaatgtagacatttgaccaatgtgattcttttatttctaaaataaatgtttacaaaagctaggcttttagtatacactctaataaagCAAGCATCTAGGAGTTGGAATCTGCGATTTAACGAAGtcattaaagatttttcttttgtcaaaaatccagaagaaccttgtgtttacaagaaggttagtgggagcaagattacgttcctagtgttgtatgttgacgatatacttcttataggcaataacatccctagcctagaatctaccaagacttggttgggagagtgtttctcaatgaaagatcttggagatacaacctatgtcttaggtattagaatataccgagatagacaaagtaggttactagggttgagtcaaggtgtatacattgataaaatactgaatagattcggtatgcaggactccaaaagaggatatttaccaatgtcacatggtgtgcatctttccaaggctatgtgtccaggaacacaagaggaaataagtagaatggacaagataccttatgtttcggctatagggtccataatgtatgctatgatatgcactcggccagatgtctcgtatgcattaagtaTGACGAacagatatcagtcagatcctggagagggtcattggactgcggtaaagactatcctcaagtatcttagaagaacaaagaacatgTTCTTAGTTTTTGGAGGAGACGAGGAATTAGTCGTAGTTTTCAGACAGATCAGGATGATCTAAAATTACAGCAAGGATATgtgttttgtttgaatggtgCAGCTGTTTGCTGGAGGAGTTCTAAGCAGGAGACAGTTGCAGATTCAACAGCTGAGTCCGAGTACATAGCAACTTCAAAGGCAGCAAAGGAAGCTATGTGGATCAAGAACTTCATAGCGGAGATTGAAGTGGCTCCTAGCATTGTTGATCTAGTTGTActatattgtgacaataatgcggccatagcacaggcaaaggagccAAGGTCTCACCAACAATCCAAACATGTACTAAGGAAGTATCACCTCCTTAGAGATATTGTTTAGAGGGGTGATGTGTTGGTTAGCAGAGTAGATACCAACGAGAATATTGCAGACCCACTCACAAAGGTCTTACCTCTACAGAAACATGAGACCTATGTGAGGAGCCTAAGATTGAGAGTCTGTAGTGTTTGACAATAAtgcaagtgagagattgttagtgtgtgcacttatgtgccaagacattccttatgtattttgtggataattatttaataaaggcaagtatttatcattaattatttacttttctgtacgtatataattaatgataaagtcccacaaattaatgggtatattaatctaaaaatagtccttgatcggaaagatatctagaggggacatggatatctagatcaacgctgagtatgactaggttgaGATAGaccgagggatggatatccaagttgtacttgggggtaccttgagtttagaggtgcactggacacgacccgctcaagaggagaccacatattaagcatcattggttattcctcttatgaacgagtgtaactgatcttttgacttgagaccttcatttattctatgtgtGGGGTTATATGCTTTGACgtcgttaaaagcagtctttaatcatattgtgattaatacggtagttgagtgtatgacaaagcgtagagagaatagtgtttaGTCAATAGAGggttcatcgctctcttggattaggagttaacatcctagccgcttgatagagatattagtgactctaaatccatggtcatgggaggaatgatttatcattcaagaggagtctattatatcttggaaatcaagtaaaacaattaatttggtaatgatgcataatgtaccgaattaattgggatgtaggtttagatgaagagattgaattacacaataatcggttcatagtggtttacagtttatgacttatattaattttatcgcgttgggtggctaaaaactgttgctagacggttaccttagtctgtgtatggatttacactgccttcgtgtataaaacctagagggtcgcacgcatagcacgtagacatgaacaatggtatcggaagctagtcgagatcaagatcaaatatagatttatttgatacaaagaagagagaattcgaatagccataatcatgatgattaatgaagaattcgaagagtcatcgtAATGATAATTaaagaagaatttgaagagttatcataataaagattataaatgaagaatttatgaaaCTTATaattcttcatcttcctaattaatgaagatcataaatgatgaatttattgagaacttaactcttcgtattccttggagacTATAAGTAGTCATACTCAGAAAGATGCGAGTGTATAATTGATTCTCTCCGAGTTTtcctcgtcaacttcttcttcattcgGAAGAGATCATAGTGCTTCCaaggctttgtcgatccaagagactagcacctaacggatcgtgtcaagttcgtgatctagtgtgtgtggataccgctagaggagtcacacgtgtaactcttatctgtcttatttatctatgatattattcacacctatcAAAGACTTGAGGtatgttttatattattttatgtaaaactatatgtaccataaAAAATTCATGATTCAATATACATCTTCCGCTATGCTCCGAACCCAACAATAATATCCTCGTGGCTTTCATTGTTGAGTTAGCCAATCTCAAGCAATACATGACACCTACTGCTGCAGTGAGTTTAGTGAATGCGAATTTTTCAGGATGAATGCTATTTTTCAGTTCCGCTGTCACTGAGATTCATCCAGTTCTAGGCGTCTGCTCATCAAAGtaaacattctttttacaacaATCTATTGCTCTACTGCATTGGATACTTTGGCAAGTTACATATGATTGATTACATGAAGCATTTTTACCCTGTGCAATGTTCATCTGCAAGGAAGCATTTGCGAAGCTTTGGGTGCGGAACCAGTAGCACCAAAGCTCAGCCCAGATGAGGGTCCTCAAAGATCACCAGGACAGCATTGTTTTTGTTGTGCACCTTTAAAGGTAATTCGTAAACCTCCGACTGAAATTTACTTCTGAATGTTTCTGTTCAATTGTTCAAGTCCAATATCAGTACGTGAAAATCTGGGATCATCGAGCCATCCATTGCTTTCACAGTGCTAAAAGTTCAGCCTCAGCTTCAGTTTCTTGTTCGCTGTCGAATGACTCGTTATCGCTCTCAATTTTGTCATTGAGCTCTGCAGTGTGTATTCGAGTGCCTGCCAGCGGAAAGTCCAGATTAGTTAGAGCAATGAAGTTGTTCGAAGTATCAGTTTCATCTCCTGATGAATCTAGTAGGCTTGACTGGAGCTTTTTGAGTTGGGACCGTTGGCAGACGACACGGCCTTTATTCCATCCAGGAAAATGGAAAGATGGCGATACATTGTCTCTGAGGAAAGAATAGACTGCCTTTGGAACAGGTAAGTCTCGTATTACCGAACTTTTTTCCATCTCCCCGCGCCTGAAACAATTATAATTGGCAAAACGAGCATAAAAAGTCAGATACATGAAGTAGCAATACTCTTTTGAATCATAACCCTATCGACTAAAAATTGTAAATTCATTGATGCATGATATGGATTGTTTTCCTCAAATACAAAGATGAAAATTTAATTGAATTGTTGGACCTAAAACACACATTATAAACGCACAATGAGACAAGCACAGATGATATAAATACACTGCACTATTGTCCCCAAAGTCACAAATCATAATGCATAAGTTAGCTAAGAGCTGCAAAATCAATAATGAAATTCCTAAATGTGTGTCGCCATAAGCATAGACAAAACAAGATATAGTTTGACTTTGAAATTGAACCGATACATATGTTTCACTTGTATAAATCGACAAATGAAAACAAGAGAAATAGTTACGGGAAAAGGATGTCGAAAGCTCACACTACAACAACAGTTGCCAAGTTTGGAAgatcctccttttccttaaaTCTAGTGTGCATGTCATTAACCCACACCGACAAAGAAGTAAGAGCCCCACCAACAGCCATCCTGAGCATATGTTATAAAATTTAGGAATTTAAAGGGAAGTTGTAAATATCCAAAAATAACAACTGAAATATAAGAAAGTTACCTATGGACATCAAGGGACCAGACTAGCTTGCTTTTGCGGTATAGCTCAGGAAAAAGGCCACGCTTAGTTGCTTCTTGGAGAACACGCACAGCCCTTTCTTTCTGTCCCAACCACCAAAGTGCTTCCAAGAGTGCATTATATAATCGCAAACCATAACCACAACCTAGAGATATATATTTGTCAAAGACATACTCCACCATTTGCCAATTTGATCCATCATCATACTCCCCTTTAATCATTGATGCAATTACTTGATGAGCGTTGGAAATCCTATTTGTTTTCATTTCTTCCAGTAGCTGGTATGCCTCGTCCCACCTGAAATATTATTTAGGAGTGGAATAGGAAAATGGTAATTAACAACTTATAGAGAAAACACAAATTTATTGTACAATATCTGAGGCTGAAAGATGTAATACAGCTGAAGAAAACATAGTAAAAAAAACAAGGGAGACAAATAGAATTAATGCTGGTCATGCTTGAATAGCAATAATACCAAGCTTATACTAAATTCTTAGCAAATCATTATGGAAAGAGAACAAGAGTAGATAAGACTCTAGTTAAACATTAATCCAGCTCTCAAAAGTCAACAGTGTAAATAGACATAATTACTTAGTGATTGAGGAATCCACCTACTTAGGACAGGTCATTATGTCTCACAAAGTTGTGTTTGGAGTGCTAATTACTCGGGCTCATAtcatcaatttaaaaaaaaaatgaatgaaagaTTAATGAATAATGAATACAATTTGAGAATGGTATGGAACTAGTGAACATGAACAATTGGGAAAAGAAGACAAATGATCCAGCAAAAGCATCACACTATTTTGACTTTGAACCATTTCAGTTGCAATAATATacaaaaaaaacctaaaaaatgCACTTATAATTTGCTTTAATTTGTGGTAGTACTAGCACCAACTAATTGCATCAATCTATCATCCAAATTTAGCATATTTAGGGGGAATAGCTCCAGGATCAAGGTTTTCAACAAAATTCAGACCCACCACTACGAGCCTTGGAATATTTGATGGTTTCCCAACTTCTCACCAATGGATCTGCCTTTAAGAGGATATAGTTCCACCTATTTGCATAGTATGATTAGACATTATTGGAATGAACCCTATCATCTAGAATTtgtgttttagttttttttatgatgtgatatggaacTTTGCCTAATGGAAAACTAATTATTTTCTcgcaaattaaaattcaaaaggtAGCACATCCAGTGTCTTTTCTGTGCAGAAGTGTATGAAAACAATTTAAAGAACAGTTGCCTGTATTTCAGTTCATAGCCAGAGGATTGATTGTGTTTATATTTGACATAGAAATCTGATGGAGGACATCAATATCTTCAAAATTGGATTCTGAAGCTAACAAGTGACAAATTctgattgaaaatgaaaaatatgctTAATAAAAAAATTGTTACCTGTCATTCCTAGCATATACGCCTAGCAACAGGCAATAAGAAATGACACTGGGGAAGACTCCCAGAGACTGAATTTCTTGAAACTGCTCTTTGCTCTCATCAGCAAGCCCTGCAGTGCAGTAAACATTCAGCATTCCCTCAAGAGTCCTCTCATTTGGCTTGCATTTTGAATTCTGCATTTCAACAAAAGTCTTCAAAGCTTCCTCAAACTGCCCTCCTTGACAGTATGCTTCAATAAGGCCATTAAAAGTATCATCAACTCTCGGAATCCCAGCTGCATCCATCCGTGCCAAAATTGCTTGAGCTTCCTTAAAGAGGCCCCCTCTGGCAAAAGTATAGACCAGAGAATTGTATGTCTCCACTGTTGCTATGCTCCCAATCTCGTGCATAGTATTAAATGCGACAAAAGCTTCCTGAAATCAGAGATGAGGAACACAATTTACAGTCCGTTTGATGTTCTGTGGACAGGGAAAAAAATTTGAGGACATTGATGGTGAGCTGACCTCATACAGAGCTGCTTGCCCGTGTGCTTCTACCACTCCGGTATAGGCCTTTGAGCTCGGAATGATGCCCTTTTGGTTCATGTGAGAGAGAACTTCCTTAGCTTCTTGATGAAGACCTCCCTTTCCACAGGCAAACATGAGGCCCTCATAGGTCTCCATATCGGGCTCCACATTCTCCTCAACCATATCATGGAACAGAGTCATAACCTCCTTGAAGTATCCCCCCTCTCCAAATACATTAATGAGGATGTTATATGTCGAGGCATCAGGTGCTGTATTGCCCACCTTCATCTCCAAGAAGAGCTCACGCACGTCCTCATATTGTCCACTCCGCCCATAGAGGTTGAGAAGAATGCTATATGTCGCGGCGGTGGGTGTACAACCTGCTGACTGCATCTGGCGGAGGACACTCATCGCCTGCTTAGAGGCACCAACCTTTGCATATGCCTCCATGAGCACATTGTAAGCTGCCGCATCAGGAAGGTGCCCACCAACTTCCATCTCCGACAGAAGCTCCGAGACACGATCAAGGCGGTTGAGCTTGGCAAATGTGTCAACAAGGTAAGTATGTGTGGCATTGTCGGGCAACACTCCAGCCTCAAGCATGGTTCGAAGCATCATTTCTGCCTCTTCGGAGAGACCACGCGCACCTGCAGCAGCGAGAAGAGTGTTGTACGTAACAAGGTCCGGGTGGATGCCGTCGTGGCGCATCTCCGCAAACAGCCCAAGCAGCGAGTCCCAAGGAAGCCCGCCTCGCGCGCAGGCGTTGATGACGGTGTTGTACGTCAGGGACGTGGGCGCGATGCGGTCCTCCTTCATCCGCGCGAGCAGCGCCAGCGCCGTCTCGTGGTCGCCATTGCGACCGTAGGCGTTGATCAGCGCGGTGTAGGAGAGCGCGGATCGGGGAACCGAATTGGCCTGCATATCCTCGAACACGTCGAGGCACTTGTCGAGCAGTGCCTCGCGACCCAGCACGCCGATGAGGATGGCGTGGATGTGCTCGTTGGGGCGGCACCACGACTGGCGCTGCATGTACTTGAAGAGGCGGAGGGAGCGTTGCCAGTCGCCGCGCATGGCGAACTCCTTGAACACGACAGCGAAGTCAGAGAGGGAGAGGCGGTGGCGGAAGGCCTCGAGGCAGCGGGCGATGCTGCCGCGGGGAGGGAGGCTACTGAGCTTGTTGATGAGGGTCTCGACGTCGTAGCTGTACTTTCCCTTCTGTAGTGCCACCGAAGGGTTTCCCAACACCAGCTCCTTAGGTTTGCTCCGTCCAGCCGCCGTGATGCCGGCCCGGGGTCTCAGCGCCATGCGCCCAGGTGGGTTCCTCCGAGGAGGATGCTGCCGGAGACAATCAGTGCCGAGGAAGGGTTTTCGGAGGTCATGGTAGGATGACGATGAGGATGAGGAGGAGGCAGTGGAAGTGGTGAGGGGAGCGGAGAAGGGAAGAGGAAGCAGCGCCATTTTTAGGGCTAATTTGGAGGTCGAAGCGATTGGAACGAAGGAATTGCGTTGGGGTTTTAGATGGCAGATAACGATGGCCGGATCGAGGACGACGTGAATCCGATTGCCTTCGGACTTCGGATTCGTTTTAATATCAGCGTTGCTGGATTACATTTCCGAACTCAGATGGATCCGACCCGTTAACATGTCATAAAATATATACTATATATAATTATCTATTTATAGATTTTGTTTGTCAAAATGCAATAATTTGATGTCTAATCATACGACTATTTCAAATTATATCACTTTGAAAACTAGAGAGCAATTATTTGTTCATTGTGacgtgaaaaaaaaaacaaattaatgaGAAAAATAATTTGGCATTGAATAATTTAaccatttatttaaaaaaaaattaaattatcaaaaaattcTCATGTTGGCTTATTATATTACCTTCTAATTattaaaaatactatttttacTTTATAAAATTTAAAGGTTTCATAATaagaaaaactattttaataataaattattgtaataattttaaatataaacaaTAAAAATCCAAAGGGATAAACATAAGAGATCGAAAATGCTACGTAGGATTCCGGAATTTTCCAATTGAACTTATTCGATATAAGGCATCTTCAACGGTGAGAAAGATTTTTAGCTTTTTGTGTGCCATCACATGTAGGAAGGGTAGGATCTCCTGGATCATTTTTTGTGGTCTAATATGTCATTTTCATTTGTGATCAGATCATGATCATGATCTGACCATAAATAGTTGCGATATCTTCTTGGATTCATCGTTCCCATCAAATTATAGTTTTTGTTCAGAACGAACGACCTTCGGCTGTCCGAAGGACACTCTCACTCGGCACCCAATAATCTAACTacttatccaccaccggaggcCTTCGGGCGACCTCCGGCCatccgctccgaacaaaaattataatctgGTAGGAAAGATGAACCCTTGAAGAGATCGCAACTATTGACGGCCGGATCGCGACCATGATCCAACCGTAAATGTGAGTGACACATCTCCTAGATCACAAAAAAATAATCCAAGAGATTTGTCCTTACAAAAACTAGAAAAAACCAACGTTGTGGAAAGTATCAGGACACGTGGTGAGATATTATTTGTCCTGCACTGCGAGCACTATTCTACAGCAAACACCTGATCCGAGGGAGGCTAGATCCTCAGTTTAAAATTATTCATTCATTGGATGGGTAGACTGGACTCTACTTGTTAAATAGATGGGATTCAATTCATCCCACCAATGAATAAATAAAGGATCAAGGCTATGGTCCAGAAATCCGGGACCAAAG contains:
- the LOC121995795 gene encoding pentatricopeptide repeat-containing protein At1g74850, chloroplastic-like, whose product is MALLPLPFSAPLTTSTASSSSSSSSYHDLRKPFLGTDCLRQHPPRRNPPGRMALRPRAGITAAGRSKPKELVLGNPSVALQKGKYSYDVETLINKLSSLPPRGSIARCLEAFRHRLSLSDFAVVFKEFAMRGDWQRSLRLFKYMQRQSWCRPNEHIHAILIGVLGREALLDKCLDVFEDMQANSVPRSALSYTALINAYGRNGDHETALALLARMKEDRIAPTSLTYNTVINACARGGLPWDSLLGLFAEMRHDGIHPDLVTYNTLLAAAGARGLSEEAEMMLRTMLEAGVLPDNATHTYLVDTFAKLNRLDRVSELLSEMEVGGHLPDAAAYNVLMEAYAKVGASKQAMSVLRQMQSAGCTPTAATYSILLNLYGRSGQYEDVRELFLEMKVGNTAPDASTYNILINVFGEGGYFKEVMTLFHDMVEENVEPDMETYEGLMFACGKGGLHQEAKEVLSHMNQKGIIPSSKAYTGVVEAHGQAALYEEAFVAFNTMHEIGSIATVETYNSLVYTFARGGLFKEAQAILARMDAAGIPRVDDTFNGLIEAYCQGGQFEEALKTFVEMQNSKCKPNERTLEGMLNVYCTAGLADESKEQFQEIQSLGVFPSVISYCLLLGVYARNDRWDEAYQLLEEMKTNRISNAHQVIASMIKGEYDDGSNWQMVEYVFDKYISLGCGYGLRLYNALLEALWWLGQKERAVRVLQEATKRGLFPELYRKSKLVWSLDVHRMAVGGALTSLSVWVNDMHTRFKEKEDLPNLATVVVVRGEMEKSSVIRDLPVPKAVYSFLRDNVSPSFHFPGWNKGRVVCQRSQLKKLQSSLLDSSGDETDTSNNFIALTNLDFPLAGTRIHTAELNDKIESDNESFDSEQETEAEAELLAL